GTGAAACACTCTAAACTTGTTTGATAATATTCCAAATGTACATTCTATGTACCTTCTGGCACGGCTTAGACGGTAATTGAATATCTTCTGTTTGTGGCTCATATCATTTCGAAGATAAGGTTTCATCACATAGTTCGATATGCCAAATGCACCATCACCAATTATTATATGAGGTGCCACAATATTAGATCCTTGCAGGTACTTTGGAGCCGGTAaccttaaattatttctttctaACTGTTGAAATAGTACACTGTTTTGGAATATGGTGGAATCAGAGTTTTTCCCACAAGAACCAATGTTGACATAAGTAAAGCAATAGTTGGCATCGCACATTGCCAGAAGGacaatagaataaaaatgtttgtaattgtaaaacattGACCCTCCACCTGCGGGATTAACTATGCGTATATGTTTACCATCTATTGCCCCACAACAGTTAGGAAAGTTTGCATACATCTCAAACTCTGCACTAATACGTTGCCACATTTGCGTTGTCGGTTGAGGAATGCATTCTTCGCGTAGTTTTTCCCATATCTCACAGCAAACTTCCTTGACGATTTTGCTTATAGTAGTAACGCCCATTCTGTATGTGACATGTAGATCGGAGTAAGTGTTCCCAGTAGCTAAgaatctgaaaaaaatatatataattattagaacTAGTAGAAAGTTCCAAGTAGGAAAGGATTCATAAAAAGTACAAGTGAGAAGGCGTgatacacaaaatattatttttgccaatttttttttgtttcagataaGCTTTTACGTCAAAGATGGAAATCTGCAAGAGATGGATATTTCAAAACCAAAGCTAATATGAAAAAAGCACCATCTGGTAGCGGGGCAAAAACCgttacaaaatacatttatttcaaagaattaAACTTTCTTGATCGTATCACTGAAAACGAAGTTTCAGAATCTATGTACAACATTAATGAACAATCAAGTTCATCTGAAACAATAGCTCACGTAGTAAATAACGACGAAATTTCTGGCTCTTCTCAAAACAGTTCTACTCCGGTGGCTGACCAAGATAAACCAACATGGACTCGGAAGAGGAAACATGAACGGGTACAAGAGAACTCCGCGTTTGAGAAAAAGTTGGTAGATTTGTTAGACAAAAATATGCCAGACATAAGCTCTGACgatttgtcattttttaattctctaGGTCCAATACTAAAATCttttaacagttataaaaaactattatttcgtTCCAAAGTATTGCAAATCGCCATGGATCTCTCCGCGCCAACTTCAAGTGGCACTACGTCGACGTCCAACATCTTGTCACCAGAACATAACTCAAATTCTACTACAACATCAACAACCAATCATTCTAATGATACTACTACGCAACGAGGTTATCAATCAGCAAGTCAATATTACACCGTCATGTCACCAGAAAATGATTCTAATTCTTCTGTAATGTGTGCAACCAATTCATCATATTTTTCAAACCAAACGCTACCAGTCAACGAATCAATGTCTAGTACCACCACTCAGCAAGGCTATCAAACAGCAAATCAATATGATCCTCATTCAACAGTCAATAATTCTGTTCAGCAAAGCTGTGAAGAAATACAGCACTTTCCAAATATTGCATCAGAAAACGACAATTTctattaattacatttcaacgagttttgtttttttgattgtttaaattttctaaataaagtaattactaaaaattaaatagtatttttcatGCCACTTACCTTAAGGTAATCGCCAACTTTTCAACTGGTTCTATAGGTGCTCGACGTAAACttgatctttttaaattatgttctaTCTTGCAGAGTAATTCATTAAATGTTGTTATAGACAGACGAAAATGTTTAAAGAACTTGTCACTATGTTCTCTTAAATCCGCAAACGATGTAGAGAACGCGCCTCTCAGCAATCTAGTGGCATTGTAAGGATGTACTTGTATACGTCGTCGTCGTTGCCTTTTTTTCCAtaagtaatatagtataataaatacgagAAGTCTCATCACGACTGTATGAGCCGGCAAACCGATCACGACTGTACGAGGCGGCTAACCGCGCGACTAGCTTTAAACTAGTTTTATAGTTTCGAGCGGGTCATCCGCGCGCTTACCACCCGCGCGGACAGTAAGCGTCACTGTAAAACCACACATAGAGGAAAAAACACACTACCtagtgtttatattctcttggcggtttttttatagaaaagctCAGTGTCCCATTTTGGTTTTTGAATTACAGACCATATTACATCCATTGTAGAATATTGTTAGTAGTAGGGAAGTAGGTATCTACTAAGAATGCCGTCTTCGCAAAATGAAGttgcattaatttatttacgccTCATGCTTATTGAATATCTAGTACTATAGAATAATTTAGTACTTTCATAATCTTAACTATAGGAAAATGGCTAGTGCATAAAAGATATACTTTCTCGTGACTCTAAAAGTACACATAATTTTAGTAAGAGACTAAAGCtacgctttaattaaaaatcaattttaatggtgtttaactaatttttatttcagttctTAAACGCCAATAACCTAAAGTAATAATGAGCTgctaatacaatttaaaaaatacctatcctaatttttattgaataattgcTTGGTAACAAATTAATCTTGTTTCTattcaataaaaactttaaataaatgtaaaaaacaagcccaaataaacgtaaaaaattaaatcctcAGAAACACATTTGTCAATACAAATATTGCATTAAAggggaaaaaaataacttaaaagtttaataaagcTAATTAACATTAACCTAAACAAGCCATGACTGTATCAGCGAAATGAGTTTAATTATGAGAATAGTCCgatataatagaataattaaattcaTACTTTTAGATTACACTTAAAAAGAGTAAAAGAGAATAGTGAGTTATCTGATACGCAAGGCTGTTTTGCCATAAAATCTGTGTTATACAAGAACACAGTACAAActtgacaaaataaaataaaatatgatttagtATACACTAGAACTTTATTTTGACAAcactaaaaattaaactaaaaataaaattaaacaaatcaaAATTATGGCTAACTAATTTGCAATCAACGCATGAGAATGATTTTTAACAGGCACTCTGTGTGaatttattgtgttatttaGATATTACTAATTCTATCTATAGTTTCTTTCATagaaaacttaataaattttgGTTCATATTTTCCATTAACAAACCAGTTTGAAAGGGACCATCCATTATTGGTCACTTTGTACCTCTCCTAAACATATCCCACCTTATTGATAAAcatggcataacgtcggaacagttatgcagtgtttttcacGCCTTGATATtcgaaaggtgctgtcagttaaagtgtgacaaaacacttcACATACATTTCGACAGTATGCCACGTTAGTTCATAAGGGGGCAAATGTTTTATCACATATCATTTTgaacaaatataatttcaaatatttccaTTAAATATTTTGCATGTTCAATAAAAAACCAGATTGTAGAAAATactacaattttatttgcaCGTACCACATTTTACTACCTTAGCCTTGgatcaataatttatatttaaaatggtgTTATTAAAgtgtcaaagaaaaataaattctcaCCTAGGAGAATAGGtgctaataattattgtgacctatttttattaagtagcTAGTTGAGAAAGCTAATTCGGTGCATAACGTCCGAAACCATAAAGGTATGGGtcatcatatttaaaatattataaaagattatttaaaatatggaAAACATGACACTTTCTGATAGATTTTGGCGGACTGCTTATCATTACAATATTGATGTAAGCCTTTAAATTGTAGACATGtccaattattaacaattttttatgtcACCAACGTATATTTTCAGACTCGCAGTTTTGCATAGAGAACATCCTTTGGgatcttataaaatatatataaaacatgaaaCCTGTGAGTTATCGGTTTTGGACTATGTCTACGATTAATATATCACTCCCGTGGCGTGTTAAGGTGGTTCTGGCCTTTCGTATATCGatacaaaactttttaattacgCTATATCCTAAACGTAGATGAAGCTTTGTCTCATCTTTATTTACACCTTAatgcaaaaacaaattaaaattacattttcttgaCCATTAAACAACAACACAGCGTTTatgtttgccgcactcgcagaacgccgaaaaaacacgcccagcgtgttcggccgcatccttgtaggtacatttattttaacacgcctagcgtgttcgagccgcacacgcgttacgtagttttaaaacacaaacgttgtgtgTTCAGCGGCCAACGtgctaaatttaaatatttcgatATTAAGGTGAAATTTAGGGCAACTAACGACATAGGGGAGTACTTCCAACACTTAAAGCAATCTTAGTTATTTCGCGTTGTAAAGGTATTCATATAatgttttacttataaaataatactgctttaagcaacTGTAGTAAGCTctcagtaatatttattttcctataCAGGTGCAGATAATTCAGAGATAAATCGATATCTTAGTTTATGGTTAAGGACAAATAATAGTGAGTAAAACAAATAACTTTTGTATAATGATGTTAGGGCCACCTCAACTGTGCACTACCACACTTCAAAGTGCGACAAAATTACTGGATGGTCCCAAATTTGCAAATTATCATCGTAGCCTCATCTCCATAACAATTTCTCAGTGAAATACAAACCACCCTCAGCCTCGTCCCGCTACGCATAACGTAAACTCTGTGAACCCTCTCAGTCTATGAACACAATTATGCAGCAAATCTTAACTAAGCATTATAAGCtaattttctttatgtttatgtggCATGAACATTCCTGTGGAACTTAACTGTGTCAATGTTGCACTATAGGGAAAACGGGGACTCTAAATCAATGTGGCATTTGTTTGCATGACGCATCAACATTTTTCTTAAAGGCATAAAGTAAGCATAAAAATACCAGATATCCTCAACACACAATGATTATACACAAACCAATTGTAgagattttaatataatttcgcCAGTTTTGTAAGGTCTTACATATTAATACAAAGTGATGAAACCCAACTACCTATTTAGTAGTACCTCAGGGAGACGAAATTGTCGTGAaatttcacattaaaatttgtaACAACTCCCCTAGTATAACATATAAGGGCAGCCTATCTTTTAACAGTTGATTGTCATGGAACAAAATGCCACATTGAATATTTAACATTCAACAATTCATTTCATAATACTGTATTTAATGTAAGCATAGCAATACGCAGAGTGGATACGGTGAGTGTCACCAATTATCTTATTTGATAACAATTACCTAATTAACTACAGCCACTGTCATATTGtacaacttttattttcatacaattGGCAGTCAAATGTTTATATAACCCTGTGCTTTTCATTATAAGGTGTGtcagaaaaaaacaattgattaaaaaacaaagttactGCATGTGCATGTATTAGAATATTTCATTGTCTGGCTCTTTATAGCATCGTAATTACACACCCAATATGCTCGTAATTTGACAGTCATTGTACGAGGTGTCTTATTAATCACAAAATACATTTTCTgcagttaattaatttaatgctgTAATGTGAAATAGAGCGTCGGTCAAAAATTTTGTAAGACTTAAACGTaagaacaatataatataagttatatctCACTTGCGTTTCCACCCTGTGTATGATATCGACACCAGCAAAATTCCACCATCACAATGTTACATAATCAATCATTAGGATAATCTATACTATTCCTGCATATAATTTTCACATATACCAAAATATGTTTGTCTTGATATTATTTGCAGTGCTGTACTGCAAATCTGCTTCGCTAGTATTAGGAAAGAtctgtaacaaataataaaaaatgatattatCCATGTGTAGTGAGAATACTAAAATGTTCTGGCTGACATTTTGAATAAGATCGCCCAAAGTTATAACAGGAGTAACTTATAGATAACCTCAGTTCATTAGCCAGCAAAAGAATTCATTAGCcagcttaaaataaaaagttaaaacccATTTCATAGCCAACCCACCCAGGTCAAAGAAAGAACTTTCGTAATTTATGATACTTGAAACCTAACTTCTACTTTACGACTCGGTACTCAGATAGCCTCTCTACTCTACTAAGCCATTGggctaaaaatattttgttctatGGGATTAATATCTAAAGAGTTACTAGAGTTATCTAGAGAGAGAAGCAACAAAcactcttatttaaataaataagtatactacgacaatacacacatcgccatctagcctaaagtaagcatagtttgtgttatgggtgctaagatatctgctgtatatttttatgaaaagtgaataatatacataatagatACATTGAAAAACATCCAACCATGTTCACCACAGTCATTTTTCCCGTTGTGAGAACGGCCATGGACTTAGAACGCTTTCTAAGTCCATGGGTCGCGCTGCCCatcgcgccaatcggccgttaaaaataaattgtgtgaaatatgtagaatttttaaaaatccttaataactttactattttatttgtcaACCTATATACACATCTTCATCAgtataaataacttaacttGAAGTACAGACTATCATATACCATAAGACTATAGACTTCATTCCACATAAAACTCTTCCTCATAAATAGGGATTGGATAGCCCTAAATTCCCAGTAATTCAAACATTCAATGAATCTctacagctttattattagcCTAGATGAGGCAGTATTCATGGTAATGGATGATTGATAGCATAAATTTCTTTTAGTGAGGTAAGTGAAGGCTTACAGCTGTATATCTGTAAAGGCTTGTTACTCTACTTACAGCTGGGCACAAGATCTTGGTGCATGTGATGCTCTGCGTCCATGCCAAGTGGCATGCACGTGGTTGGAGGGGGCCGGCGCTGCACCTGCAatcacaaaattattaattataaccaATGACTAAAATAGTAGAAGAGGACCCTCCCTCCCGAGGATCCCTttacataatttgtttttatttgtttcaaaacattttttttctgcaTTGTTTTAGATCAgtgtttatttaacaaactCTTGGATAGgctttattatcatatcaatgactacctaaatggaaaattgtaaaaattataaatatttattaattgattgtattttttaagtacttattttttatttaatctgtaactTTCATTTCGGTATTTccgttttttctttttatttataattaatttaaatgtgacCCTTCTCAAATTGTTGTTTAACGTCGaaaatttgtaacattttttttactctggATATGTGGCGAATTACTACACTATGTTCCTTAATGGTAGAATGTACTGGattctattataaaaattctatgcgtttttttttaaatgaagcattgttgagaatttaaaaaaaatgataatcaataataattattattattgattatcatttttttgcatttctaCTATTCATTGTCATGTCTACTattcattggtaaaaaataacaaataaaaatgaaatataatgaaaattgaaCTAATAGTTAGGTGTTAAGACGCATCCGTTTTAAAGTGCGGCAGTGGTATAGATTCAATCAATAGCAGTCCTTTCATGCAGCAGGAAAAAATGTTTGAATGTCCCACAACTCTGCTCTGCAGTTTGGTAGGTTATCTTCTAatctttcaatttaattttgttatatcaATCACTTtgctatatacctacctacaaatattaaaaagaggtaaagtttgtgggATTGAGGgagtaatctctggatctacagaacatattttgaaaattttttcaCCACTGTAAAGCCATATTATTTAGGAGtgtcataggctatatattaacGTATTTTTCGTGGTAGTCGGATTTACGAAGTCCGAGAAAAAACGATCGAACGAAATCGTTTCTCACAAATGTTGCCCTTAACGATGACAGATATAACATGATTAAGTTTtatagaaaagttgtagagcttgataatgcctacaaaaagTCTAAAATTGCATAtgtataagttttatatttaaaaaaatattaaaattcactaaaatttatgaattcttatcaaaataagTATGCTAACCATCTCAAGTATTTAGACTTTTGCCTTTTACTGCATATAATTTGGACGAATGTTTAAAGAGATAATACGAGATAGATACGGAACCGCGACCATGTcgtcatattaataaatagtgatattaattctattagaCAGTTGTTTTTAGAAATAATCTATGTAGGCTCATATCGGGTTGGAACTCCAGAACTCCCAGACTGTATAATGTTTTTGtaccaaataataacattacatattCGCTTGAAGCAGGCCTTTGTGgaattatgataattaagcttcattggctatactccgcgaaaaacaggagaatcaaGCACtgttagcaattattcattgttaagtcaacatctcatgagGATGCCCCAGTgtaggagcgaaacgtgcgtaacattgccgaagatctgtttagtatgaagaataaagattgaagaaattacaaatgctgttttgaattgtttttgttttggatAACATCGACGACCACTAGTACGACTATGATCATAAATGAGAAATTtgctttttgagagattcccaTGCGTACGATGCGTGAATGTTAAACATTACGTCAAAACGACGAAAATACTTAGTATGTATTTCGAAATTGTCTTCTTAAAGTTCTAAAACAGCTAGCGACAACATACAATTATTCTTAAAGGTTGACTCAtaacggacgaagtcgcgccgTCGAGTGTCCGCTAGTTATTTAACCTACTGTTGTAGGTCGAAATAACATTTACCTGGTCAATGTTAAAGCGAACAAAGGCATCATATTGCTCAGCAAGCTTGTTGCTGAGAGCAGTCTCGTACTCAGCCCTCAAGGCTGCTTCCTGGTCACTGAGCATACGCTCGCAAATTATGCGCACCTGGAACATACGACAAGTCTGTAAACATAGTTCAATAACTGCATCTTCACATGCCATCCTCCAAGCAAGTATTCAGTGCAGCACAGCTAGCGtaggcaagagacaaaaatttaatcccCCTGTTAATCCCTTCACTATAAAATCAAAGTTATTCCCCATTTATTATTccacacatattatttggatttgaaAGCcttgatagctcagtgggtaggacttccacTTTACTATCAGCAAGTTGAGTTGTGTCCAGCAACTCTCTCCATTACGTGTCATATCATCTATCCTCCTAGTTTGGGAACAACATTGCGCCTGCCGTTACGGAGTCACCATTGGGGCCAGTGCCTTGGCGCCCCAGGGTCCATACGTTTTCCAAACTTACGTACATAATGAAGGATAATTTACACACAAAGAAGGTGGCAGGTTTGCACACAAATAATGACAGTTTACGCAATAAAGACTAAATGCGACAAGCACGCACGACCAGTTAGGATTTGTACAGCAAGCAAGTTATACACAAACAGGCATGAACAAAGTCATAAGAATTAATGCTTCaacaaatgcttttttttttccataaagaGTTCAGCTGCACCAACAATACAGACCATGATTCTTCGAAGTATTAAAAGTGAAATCATAGCAATAAGCTgctgaaaaaatatttccagTTTGATGCACACAGCATTGAGGCTGATCTATCCTGTCAAGGCCTAActtggaatacaaaaaaaagactaaTTAAGATTCAGATAAAGCTAGTCGGTTACAATCGGTTTTTGCTCTTCGTTCAGTGTTGTGTGTTCATTGCTGTCTATGATGTGTTAACAAATGTAGGATTTGATGTATACATACCTGTTTGAATGTAAACAGTGCACGGCGGTTAACTTTCTGTCTAGCTGTTTGTCCAGAGCGGTGTGGCGGCGAGGAGTCGCCCTCGCTGCCGCTGGACGAAGAGCAAGATGCCGCCGCCCCGGTTGCCAGACGCAGCTGCTTTCGGCGCTGTAGCCGCATGATTTCGTCACATATCTCTTGGGCCATGCGCTCTGAAAAGACAACCAGTTAAAATAAAGTATCCTGCAATAGTGAACTGATTAACTACAAACGTCTATCACAGTTTGGCAATAGCCAATTTACTGCCCACAAAATCTATTACATACTGTGTCTGTgataaaagcaaatttgagTTATTCCCCATCCAAAACTGAAGGGTGTACTCAATCAATTATCATGAAATTTTGACAAACTTTGGTACAGAAAAGGTGATTGGTTAACTTTCATCctgaaataaagttttataaccCTAATTGTAGTGAGCTGTGAACTGGATTCACCATATCTTTTAATATACCACTGCTTCCTCCAACAAGGGAAATATACCCATTGTGATGCTTCAATGTGAGGTGGCATGTTTATACATATGAGTGATAAACTCTAGGGCATGGGAATGGGCAAGAACTctggttcaaaaaaaaaatgacaatggTTTTAGAACCTAACAACTTTTGGCCCAGTTCAGTAATGGAGGGCCTTGAATTTCTTAGTTGCTAACAACTAGAAAACAATGCAAACTACTGTATATGAACCAATGGGCATCCAACTGCTGGACTTATGCcttatatagaaaaattaaataccatGGTATTGTTGTGCTTGTATCCAGCAGCTTCCTGAAACTTGTTTGATGTTATCTTACATAACAATGTATTGCCATACTGTTATCTCATTAGCAGGGTTTTTGAGTCTTCTTTACTGATACCTGTTCTACCTATGATGTATCTGTATATTGGATATTACACATTTTATGCATATGCAttccaataaaaaatttatatacaagGTAAAGATGTAAAACATTGAGTGTAGACAAGCTACAATATTTTTCTAAGCTTTTATACTTACTAGAAGTATAAAATCTGCATTAGCATCATAAAGAAGGCTActgttttatttcataaattgtatATGGGTTACTTCGCTAATAACCCAGAACTTGACATACTATTTTCCTTTTCAAAGTAGAATAATAAGTGGAAATGATGCCaagggcaaaaaaaaaacaatgaattcTCATAGAATGAAAAGGTTTTCTATAATAGTAGATTGATTTAGGAATTAATTGCAGTTgttcatttattattcaaatggGAGTGATTAAATTTCCACACAAAGTAGAatgaaataacatttatttagttatgAGTTGAGTCAAAAATGTAATGTATCAAATTTACTGTATGACATTTGCTGTGGTGGTGGTACAAAGATATAGGTTTGATTTCTGGgaagaacatttttaacaatttatattttgtaaaagtttaaaaaattaaagccaAAGGATATAAAGTAACGTATTATATTAGAATTATTAGCGGTTTGATCTACTGCCATTCCTCTTCCAGTTTAGCACATATTGAAATGCTAACAttacattgaaaaatataaaagtcaTCATTTGTATCCTGAATACTAACATCTAGCTTATCTTTCCTGAAGAAAATAACACCCACtacaaaataaatgatagtaTAAACAATCCAACAATGAGGTTAGTttggtatagcaaattattgaCCATTTCATCAGATTTTATTGATAATTGGTCCATAATAGAATTACGTGACTTCAATTTAGGTTAATGGAATGCATGATAATCGCATTTGGGAATAAAGCGATTCGTAAATAATTACGACAACTGCATTTTGCAATGGTAAGCGATATTTATCTAGTGACTGGTAATTATCATTGTAGAATGAAAAAATACCCCACGCCGTGGACTTCCACAATTTCACATACACCGCAGTGTATGAAACTCATAAACTAGCTTCAAAAAGGTAGGGTCAGCTTTTGTAATTTTCTTGTAATCTTTTttagtaagaaaaaaataacaaagcgaTAATACGCCCAACGGTCATCTTGCGTCTTCCATCTCTTTCTAGcaacgataaaaataataatcactattCAAGTATTCACCATAATCTCCAAACAATGGCGATAAATCATGCAGCTGACTGCCTCTTTACATATCTACACATATAACTCAATTAAGATTTAAACAGAAAGTCAATAGAATGGAATTACACTCTTCATATCTAGGTACTCTGTCgtaatagaacaaaaataaacaaacctgGAGTCATTTTTGCAGGTGCACTAACGGTCTCACCGAATATTGAACTTTTACTTTCGGACATTTTAAGTCCAGGACTTGTGCTCGAGCTAGCGGCAAATGGGGCACATCTTCGCCTTTTTGCTGGCAGCTGTGCCATTGACTCCCAATCGAAATTTCTTTTAAGAGTAGCACACGCCATTTTCTTTTTACGCCCAACAAACTTCTTTTACCTACCGATATATTACAACTACTTTTGTACCTTCACAAACTaagctaaatttaaaaatattattgttttttatcgaaaaatactactaaaatttaataacagatatttgtaaactaaaaactaaaaggatttcaataattatttcagAT
The genomic region above belongs to Pararge aegeria chromosome 8, ilParAegt1.1, whole genome shotgun sequence and contains:
- the LOC120625558 gene encoding akirin-like, producing the protein MACATLKRNFDWESMAQLPAKRRRCAPFAASSSTSPGLKMSESKSSIFGETVSAPAKMTPERMAQEICDEIMRLQRRKQLRLATGAAASCSSSSGSEGDSSPPHRSGQTARQKVNRRALFTFKQVRIICERMLSDQEAALRAEYETALSNKLAEQYDAFVRFNIDQVQRRPPPTTCMPLGMDAEHHMHQDLVPSYLS
- the LOC120625758 gene encoding uncharacterized serine-rich protein C215.13-like, with the protein product MRTVVAKMNANYIDTGRLIEEVRFRPLLWDPSNELYKNKDAKNKAWEEVGEAIFGENYIKKDKDKLLRQRWKSARDGYFKTKANMKKAPSGSGAKTVTKYIYFKELNFLDRITENEVSESMYNINEQSSSSETIAHVVNNDEISGSSQNSSTPVADQDKPTWTRKRKHERVQENSAFEKKLVDLLDKNMPDISSDDLSFFNSLGPILKSFNSYKKLLFRSKVLQIAMDLSAPTSSGTTSTSNILSPEHNSNSTTTSTTNHSNDTTTQRGYQSASQYYTVMSPENDSNSSVMCATNSSYFSNQTLPVNESMSSTTTQQGYQTANQYDPHSTVNNSVQQSCEEIQHFPNIASENDNFY
- the LOC120625757 gene encoding protein ALP1-like, which codes for MRLLVFIILYYLWKKRQRRRRIQVHPYNATRLLRGAFSTSFADLREHSDKFFKHFRLSITTFNELLCKIEHNLKRSSLRRAPIEPVEKLAITLRFLATGNTYSDLHVTYRMGVTTISKIVKEVCCEIWEKLREECIPQPTTQMWQRISAEFEMYANFPNCCGAIDGKHIRIVNPAGGGSMFYNYKHFYSIVLLAMCDANYCFTYVNIGSCGKNSDSTIFQNSVLFQQLERNNLRLPAPKYLQGSNIVAPHIIIGDGAFGISNYVMKPYLRNDMSHKQKIFNYRLSRARRYIECTFGILSNKFRVFHTPMNVSFSNAKTIVKACCVLHNFIRVRDGYNGNDLLSISGLIDMNLQPVSRTGNTLREVFADYFISPAGSVSWQDRQIF